In one window of Candidatus Margulisiibacteriota bacterium DNA:
- a CDS encoding Fic family protein, with the protein DRLAKAAEVFQKNNFSRKDYLTLFKTISTATASRDLSQGVQQNLLQKSGDKNNTRYKFQNTK; encoded by the coding sequence CCGATCGTTTGGCCAAAGCCGCCGAGGTTTTTCAAAAAAATAATTTCTCGCGCAAGGATTATTTGACGCTGTTCAAAACCATCTCCACGGCTACCGCCAGCCGCGATTTAAGCCAGGGAGTCCAGCAAAACTTATTACAAAAAAGCGGGGATAAAAATAACACTCGCTATAAGTTTCAGAATACCAAATAA